A DNA window from Vigna angularis cultivar LongXiaoDou No.4 chromosome 1, ASM1680809v1, whole genome shotgun sequence contains the following coding sequences:
- the LOC108322669 gene encoding tip elongation aberrant protein 1 isoform X4, translated as MRWEKVEGKAMGTEGGGGGIEVYGPGKRWGHTCNAVKGGRLVYVFGGYGKDNCQTNQVHVFDTVKQTWSQPIVKGSPPTPRDSHTCTAIGDNLFVFGGTDGMNPLKDLHILDTSLHTWVSPTIRGEGPPAREGHSAAVVGKRLFIFGGCGKSADSNNEVYYNDLYILNTETFVWKCATTSGTPPSPRDSHSCSSWKNKIIVIGGEDGHDYYLSDVHILDTDTLIWRELSTSGQLLPPRAGHSTVSFGKNLFIFGGFTDAQNLYNDLYMLDIDTGAWTNVTSSTNGPSARFSVAGDCLDPFKGGVLVFIGGCNKSLEALDDMYYLYTGIARESEQRPEKLSLRKQLKLKCQEQNPNPSQNQVLARYGVGSDMGQIMSVLNYSQQSRLNIPVNQSLPPGKKMFEAKVTENISEGYTIETVIDGKPLRGILFLNKPNSLYSSAHTPSSRKRTLSEIDSVVLNGIHSNQLKTPKVLKQNQMENQEAFCGDSSESHEHRTESIAVVMSSNPVTADASDTHKVSANQEPEAAALNQNDEKHETPISLSENLKKDGANDVICSRDEVQTNDQTNVPISNFELTRHDTKFDAPNYNAEFQKPAASESVLCLSNQVVDSTTPTTECSEAATLI; from the exons ATGAGGTGGGAAAAGGTTGAGGGGAAGGCGATGGGCACAGAGGGTGGTGGAGGTGGAATTGAGGTGTATGGGCCAGGGAAAAGGTGGGGTCACACCTGCAACGCCGTCAAAGGTGGGAGACTTGTCTATGTCTTCGGTGGATACGGCAAAGATAACTGTCAGACCAACCAAGTTCATGTCTTTGACACTG TGAAGCAGACTTGGAGCCAACCCATTGTGAAAGGCTCCCCACCTACTCCTAGAGACAGCCACACTTGCACAGCCATTGGTGATAATCTGTTTGTGTTTGGGGGTACGGATGGGATGAACCCTCTCAAGGATTTGCACATATTGGACACTT CATTGCATACATGGGTTTCTCCCACCATAAGAGGAGAAGGGCCACCGGCACGTGAGGGTCATAGTGCAGCAGTTGTTGGAAAACGCCTATTCATCTTTGGTGGTTGTGGAAAATCTGCAGATAGTAATAATGAGGTCTACTACAATGATCTTTACATACTAAATACAG AGACGTTTGTCTGGAAGTGTGCTACTACATCAGGCACTCCACCTTCTCCTCGTGATAGCCACTCTTGTTCAtcttggaaaaataaaattattgtaatagGAGGTGAAGATGGACATGATTATTACTTGTCCGATGTCCATATCCTTGATACTG ATACTTTAATCTGGAGAGAGCTGAGTACATCAGGCCAATTGTTGCCTCCTCGAGCTGGTCATTCAACTGTTTCTTTTGGCAAGAACTTGTTCATTTTTGGGGGATTTACAGATGCACAAAATCTCTATAATGACCTTTATATGCTTGATATTG ACACCGGCGCTTGGACAAATGTTACATCTTCAACAAATGGTCCGTCTGCTAGATTTTCAGTGGCTGGTGACTGTTTAGACCCTTTTAAGGGGGGAGTTCTTGTGTTCATAGGTGGTTGTAATAAAAGTCTTGAGGCCCTGGATGATATGTATTACCTATATACAG gGATTGCTCGGGAAAGTGAACAGAGACCAGAGAAGTTATCTTTAAGGAAGCAATTGAAATTGAAGTGCCAAGAACAAAATCCCAATCCTAGCCAAAATCAAGTTCTAGCAAGATATGGTGTTGGTTCTGATATGGGCCAGATCATGTCAGTGTTGAACTATAGCCAGCAAA GTAGGCTAAATATCCCAGTAAACCAATCCCTACCTCCTGGAAAGAAAATGTTTGAAGCCAAGGTCACTGAAAACATCTCAGAAGGATATACTATTGAAACTGTTATTGATGGAAAGCCTCTTCGTGGAATACTGTTTTTAAACAAGCCAAATTCTCTGTACTCTTCTGCCCATACTCCCAGTAG CAGGAAAAGGACTCTTAGTGAGATTGATAGTGTTGTCTTGAATGGTATACACTCTAACCAATTAAAGACTCCTAAAGTACTCAAGCAAAATCAAATGGAAAACCAAGAAGCATTTTGTGGAGACAGTTCAGAATCTCATGAACACCGCACTGAATCCATTGCAGTGGTAATGTCAAGTAACCCAGTGACTGCCGATGCTTCTGATACCCATAAG GTTTCTGCCAACCAAGAACCAGAAGCTGCTGCTTTGAATCAAAATGACGAAAAACATGAAACACCCATATCCTTAAGTGAAAACTTGAAAAAAGATGGTGCAAATGATGTGATATGTTCCAGAGATGAGGTGCAAACAAATGATCAAACAAATGTGCCAATTTCCAACTTTGAACTTACAAGACATGATACAAAATTTGATGCTCCAAATTACAACGCTGAATTTCAGAAACCTGCTGCATCTGAGAGTGTTTTGTGCCTGTCAAATCAAG TGGTGGATTCCACAACTCCAACAACAGAATGCAGCGAAGCAGCAACATTAATTTGA
- the LOC108322669 gene encoding tip elongation aberrant protein 1 isoform X2, with protein sequence MRWEKVEGKAMGTEGGGGGIEVYGPGKRWGHTCNAVKGGRLVYVFGGYGKDNCQTNQVHVFDTVKQTWSQPIVKGSPPTPRDSHTCTAIGDNLFVFGGTDGMNPLKDLHILDTSLHTWVSPTIRGEGPPAREGHSAAVVGKRLFIFGGCGKSADSNNEVYYNDLYILNTETFVWKCATTSGTPPSPRDSHSCSSWKNKIIVIGGEDGHDYYLSDVHILDTDTLIWRELSTSGQLLPPRAGHSTVSFGKNLFIFGGFTDAQNLYNDLYMLDIDTGAWTNVTSSTNGPSARFSVAGDCLDPFKGGVLVFIGGCNKSLEALDDMYYLYTGIARESEQRPEKLSLRKQLKLKCQEQNPNPSQNQVLARYGVGSDMGQIMSVLNYSQQSRLNIPVNQSLPPGKKMFEAKVTENISEGYTIETVIDGKPLRGILFLNKPNSLYSSAHTPSSRKRTLSEIDSVVLNGIHSNQLKTPKVLKQNQMENQEAFCGDSSESHEHRTESIAVVMSSNPVTADASDTHKVSANQEPEAAALNQNDEKHETPISLSENLKKDGANDVICSRDEVQTNDQTNVPISNFELTRHDTKFDAPNYNAEFQKPAASESVLCLSNQGAVVDSTTPTTECSEAATLI encoded by the exons ATGAGGTGGGAAAAGGTTGAGGGGAAGGCGATGGGCACAGAGGGTGGTGGAGGTGGAATTGAGGTGTATGGGCCAGGGAAAAGGTGGGGTCACACCTGCAACGCCGTCAAAGGTGGGAGACTTGTCTATGTCTTCGGTGGATACGGCAAAGATAACTGTCAGACCAACCAAGTTCATGTCTTTGACACTG TGAAGCAGACTTGGAGCCAACCCATTGTGAAAGGCTCCCCACCTACTCCTAGAGACAGCCACACTTGCACAGCCATTGGTGATAATCTGTTTGTGTTTGGGGGTACGGATGGGATGAACCCTCTCAAGGATTTGCACATATTGGACACTT CATTGCATACATGGGTTTCTCCCACCATAAGAGGAGAAGGGCCACCGGCACGTGAGGGTCATAGTGCAGCAGTTGTTGGAAAACGCCTATTCATCTTTGGTGGTTGTGGAAAATCTGCAGATAGTAATAATGAGGTCTACTACAATGATCTTTACATACTAAATACAG AGACGTTTGTCTGGAAGTGTGCTACTACATCAGGCACTCCACCTTCTCCTCGTGATAGCCACTCTTGTTCAtcttggaaaaataaaattattgtaatagGAGGTGAAGATGGACATGATTATTACTTGTCCGATGTCCATATCCTTGATACTG ATACTTTAATCTGGAGAGAGCTGAGTACATCAGGCCAATTGTTGCCTCCTCGAGCTGGTCATTCAACTGTTTCTTTTGGCAAGAACTTGTTCATTTTTGGGGGATTTACAGATGCACAAAATCTCTATAATGACCTTTATATGCTTGATATTG ACACCGGCGCTTGGACAAATGTTACATCTTCAACAAATGGTCCGTCTGCTAGATTTTCAGTGGCTGGTGACTGTTTAGACCCTTTTAAGGGGGGAGTTCTTGTGTTCATAGGTGGTTGTAATAAAAGTCTTGAGGCCCTGGATGATATGTATTACCTATATACAG gGATTGCTCGGGAAAGTGAACAGAGACCAGAGAAGTTATCTTTAAGGAAGCAATTGAAATTGAAGTGCCAAGAACAAAATCCCAATCCTAGCCAAAATCAAGTTCTAGCAAGATATGGTGTTGGTTCTGATATGGGCCAGATCATGTCAGTGTTGAACTATAGCCAGCAAA GTAGGCTAAATATCCCAGTAAACCAATCCCTACCTCCTGGAAAGAAAATGTTTGAAGCCAAGGTCACTGAAAACATCTCAGAAGGATATACTATTGAAACTGTTATTGATGGAAAGCCTCTTCGTGGAATACTGTTTTTAAACAAGCCAAATTCTCTGTACTCTTCTGCCCATACTCCCAGTAG CAGGAAAAGGACTCTTAGTGAGATTGATAGTGTTGTCTTGAATGGTATACACTCTAACCAATTAAAGACTCCTAAAGTACTCAAGCAAAATCAAATGGAAAACCAAGAAGCATTTTGTGGAGACAGTTCAGAATCTCATGAACACCGCACTGAATCCATTGCAGTGGTAATGTCAAGTAACCCAGTGACTGCCGATGCTTCTGATACCCATAAG GTTTCTGCCAACCAAGAACCAGAAGCTGCTGCTTTGAATCAAAATGACGAAAAACATGAAACACCCATATCCTTAAGTGAAAACTTGAAAAAAGATGGTGCAAATGATGTGATATGTTCCAGAGATGAGGTGCAAACAAATGATCAAACAAATGTGCCAATTTCCAACTTTGAACTTACAAGACATGATACAAAATTTGATGCTCCAAATTACAACGCTGAATTTCAGAAACCTGCTGCATCTGAGAGTGTTTTGTGCCTGTCAAATCAAG GTGCAGTGGTGGATTCCACAACTCCAACAACAGAATGCAGCGAAGCAGCAACATTAATTTGA
- the LOC108322669 gene encoding tip elongation aberrant protein 1 isoform X3, which translates to MRWEKVEGKAMGTEGGGGGIEVYGPGKRWGHTCNAVKGGRLVYVFGGYGKDNCQTNQVHVFDTVKQTWSQPIVKGSPPTPRDSHTCTAIGDNLFVFGGTDGMNPLKDLHILDTSLHTWVSPTIRGEGPPAREGHSAAVVGKRLFIFGGCGKSADSNNEVYYNDLYILNTETFVWKCATTSGTPPSPRDSHSCSSWKNKIIVIGGEDGHDYYLSDVHILDTDTLIWRELSTSGQLLPPRAGHSTVSFGKNLFIFGGFTDAQNLYNDLYMLDIDTGAWTNVTSSTNGPSARFSVAGDCLDPFKGGVLVFIGGCNKSLEALDDMYYLYTGIARESEQRPEKLSLRKQLKLKCQEQNPNPSQNQVLARYGVGSDMGQIMSVLNYSQQSRLNIPVNQSLPPGKKMFEAKVTENISEGYTIETVIDGKPLRGILFLNKPNSLYSSAHTPSRKRTLSEIDSVVLNGIHSNQLKTPKVLKQNQMENQEAFCGDSSESHEHRTESIAVVMSSNPVTADASDTHKVSANQEPEAAALNQNDEKHETPISLSENLKKDGANDVICSRDEVQTNDQTNVPISNFELTRHDTKFDAPNYNAEFQKPAASESVLCLSNQGAVVDSTTPTTECSEAATLI; encoded by the exons ATGAGGTGGGAAAAGGTTGAGGGGAAGGCGATGGGCACAGAGGGTGGTGGAGGTGGAATTGAGGTGTATGGGCCAGGGAAAAGGTGGGGTCACACCTGCAACGCCGTCAAAGGTGGGAGACTTGTCTATGTCTTCGGTGGATACGGCAAAGATAACTGTCAGACCAACCAAGTTCATGTCTTTGACACTG TGAAGCAGACTTGGAGCCAACCCATTGTGAAAGGCTCCCCACCTACTCCTAGAGACAGCCACACTTGCACAGCCATTGGTGATAATCTGTTTGTGTTTGGGGGTACGGATGGGATGAACCCTCTCAAGGATTTGCACATATTGGACACTT CATTGCATACATGGGTTTCTCCCACCATAAGAGGAGAAGGGCCACCGGCACGTGAGGGTCATAGTGCAGCAGTTGTTGGAAAACGCCTATTCATCTTTGGTGGTTGTGGAAAATCTGCAGATAGTAATAATGAGGTCTACTACAATGATCTTTACATACTAAATACAG AGACGTTTGTCTGGAAGTGTGCTACTACATCAGGCACTCCACCTTCTCCTCGTGATAGCCACTCTTGTTCAtcttggaaaaataaaattattgtaatagGAGGTGAAGATGGACATGATTATTACTTGTCCGATGTCCATATCCTTGATACTG ATACTTTAATCTGGAGAGAGCTGAGTACATCAGGCCAATTGTTGCCTCCTCGAGCTGGTCATTCAACTGTTTCTTTTGGCAAGAACTTGTTCATTTTTGGGGGATTTACAGATGCACAAAATCTCTATAATGACCTTTATATGCTTGATATTG ACACCGGCGCTTGGACAAATGTTACATCTTCAACAAATGGTCCGTCTGCTAGATTTTCAGTGGCTGGTGACTGTTTAGACCCTTTTAAGGGGGGAGTTCTTGTGTTCATAGGTGGTTGTAATAAAAGTCTTGAGGCCCTGGATGATATGTATTACCTATATACAG gGATTGCTCGGGAAAGTGAACAGAGACCAGAGAAGTTATCTTTAAGGAAGCAATTGAAATTGAAGTGCCAAGAACAAAATCCCAATCCTAGCCAAAATCAAGTTCTAGCAAGATATGGTGTTGGTTCTGATATGGGCCAGATCATGTCAGTGTTGAACTATAGCCAGCAAA GTAGGCTAAATATCCCAGTAAACCAATCCCTACCTCCTGGAAAGAAAATGTTTGAAGCCAAGGTCACTGAAAACATCTCAGAAGGATATACTATTGAAACTGTTATTGATGGAAAGCCTCTTCGTGGAATACTGTTTTTAAACAAGCCAAATTCTCTGTACTCTTCTGCCCATACTCCCAGTAG GAAAAGGACTCTTAGTGAGATTGATAGTGTTGTCTTGAATGGTATACACTCTAACCAATTAAAGACTCCTAAAGTACTCAAGCAAAATCAAATGGAAAACCAAGAAGCATTTTGTGGAGACAGTTCAGAATCTCATGAACACCGCACTGAATCCATTGCAGTGGTAATGTCAAGTAACCCAGTGACTGCCGATGCTTCTGATACCCATAAG GTTTCTGCCAACCAAGAACCAGAAGCTGCTGCTTTGAATCAAAATGACGAAAAACATGAAACACCCATATCCTTAAGTGAAAACTTGAAAAAAGATGGTGCAAATGATGTGATATGTTCCAGAGATGAGGTGCAAACAAATGATCAAACAAATGTGCCAATTTCCAACTTTGAACTTACAAGACATGATACAAAATTTGATGCTCCAAATTACAACGCTGAATTTCAGAAACCTGCTGCATCTGAGAGTGTTTTGTGCCTGTCAAATCAAG GTGCAGTGGTGGATTCCACAACTCCAACAACAGAATGCAGCGAAGCAGCAACATTAATTTGA
- the LOC108322669 gene encoding tip elongation aberrant protein 1 isoform X7 yields MRWEKVEGKAMGTEGGGGGIEVYGPGKRWGHTCNAVKGGRLVYVFGGYGKDNCQTNQVHVFDTVKQTWSQPIVKGSPPTPRDSHTCTAIGDNLFVFGGTDGMNPLKDLHILDTSLHTWVSPTIRGEGPPAREGHSAAVVGKRLFIFGGCGKSADSNNEVYYNDLYILNTETFVWKCATTSGTPPSPRDSHSCSSWKNKIIVIGGEDGHDYYLSDVHILDTDTLIWRELSTSGQLLPPRAGHSTVSFGKNLFIFGGFTDAQNLYNDLYMLDIDTGAWTNVTSSTNGPSARFSVAGDCLDPFKGGVLVFIGGCNKSLEALDDMYYLYTGIARESEQRPEKLSLRKQLKLKCQEQNPNPSQNQVLARYGVGSDMGQIMSVLNYSQQSRLNIPVNQSLPPGKKMFEAKVTENISEGYTIETVIDGKPLRGILFLNKPNSLYSSAHTPSSRKRTLSEIDSVVLNGIHSNQLKTPKVLKQNQMENQEAFCGDSSESHEHRTESIAVVMSSNPVTADASDTHKVSANQEPEAAALNQNDEKHETPISLSENLKKDGANDVICSRDEVQTNDQTNVPISNFELTRHDTKFDAPNYNAEFQKPAASESVLCLSNQVIS; encoded by the exons ATGAGGTGGGAAAAGGTTGAGGGGAAGGCGATGGGCACAGAGGGTGGTGGAGGTGGAATTGAGGTGTATGGGCCAGGGAAAAGGTGGGGTCACACCTGCAACGCCGTCAAAGGTGGGAGACTTGTCTATGTCTTCGGTGGATACGGCAAAGATAACTGTCAGACCAACCAAGTTCATGTCTTTGACACTG TGAAGCAGACTTGGAGCCAACCCATTGTGAAAGGCTCCCCACCTACTCCTAGAGACAGCCACACTTGCACAGCCATTGGTGATAATCTGTTTGTGTTTGGGGGTACGGATGGGATGAACCCTCTCAAGGATTTGCACATATTGGACACTT CATTGCATACATGGGTTTCTCCCACCATAAGAGGAGAAGGGCCACCGGCACGTGAGGGTCATAGTGCAGCAGTTGTTGGAAAACGCCTATTCATCTTTGGTGGTTGTGGAAAATCTGCAGATAGTAATAATGAGGTCTACTACAATGATCTTTACATACTAAATACAG AGACGTTTGTCTGGAAGTGTGCTACTACATCAGGCACTCCACCTTCTCCTCGTGATAGCCACTCTTGTTCAtcttggaaaaataaaattattgtaatagGAGGTGAAGATGGACATGATTATTACTTGTCCGATGTCCATATCCTTGATACTG ATACTTTAATCTGGAGAGAGCTGAGTACATCAGGCCAATTGTTGCCTCCTCGAGCTGGTCATTCAACTGTTTCTTTTGGCAAGAACTTGTTCATTTTTGGGGGATTTACAGATGCACAAAATCTCTATAATGACCTTTATATGCTTGATATTG ACACCGGCGCTTGGACAAATGTTACATCTTCAACAAATGGTCCGTCTGCTAGATTTTCAGTGGCTGGTGACTGTTTAGACCCTTTTAAGGGGGGAGTTCTTGTGTTCATAGGTGGTTGTAATAAAAGTCTTGAGGCCCTGGATGATATGTATTACCTATATACAG gGATTGCTCGGGAAAGTGAACAGAGACCAGAGAAGTTATCTTTAAGGAAGCAATTGAAATTGAAGTGCCAAGAACAAAATCCCAATCCTAGCCAAAATCAAGTTCTAGCAAGATATGGTGTTGGTTCTGATATGGGCCAGATCATGTCAGTGTTGAACTATAGCCAGCAAA GTAGGCTAAATATCCCAGTAAACCAATCCCTACCTCCTGGAAAGAAAATGTTTGAAGCCAAGGTCACTGAAAACATCTCAGAAGGATATACTATTGAAACTGTTATTGATGGAAAGCCTCTTCGTGGAATACTGTTTTTAAACAAGCCAAATTCTCTGTACTCTTCTGCCCATACTCCCAGTAG CAGGAAAAGGACTCTTAGTGAGATTGATAGTGTTGTCTTGAATGGTATACACTCTAACCAATTAAAGACTCCTAAAGTACTCAAGCAAAATCAAATGGAAAACCAAGAAGCATTTTGTGGAGACAGTTCAGAATCTCATGAACACCGCACTGAATCCATTGCAGTGGTAATGTCAAGTAACCCAGTGACTGCCGATGCTTCTGATACCCATAAG GTTTCTGCCAACCAAGAACCAGAAGCTGCTGCTTTGAATCAAAATGACGAAAAACATGAAACACCCATATCCTTAAGTGAAAACTTGAAAAAAGATGGTGCAAATGATGTGATATGTTCCAGAGATGAGGTGCAAACAAATGATCAAACAAATGTGCCAATTTCCAACTTTGAACTTACAAGACATGATACAAAATTTGATGCTCCAAATTACAACGCTGAATTTCAGAAACCTGCTGCATCTGAGAGTGTTTTGTGCCTGTCAAATCAAG TGATTTCGTAA
- the LOC108322669 gene encoding tip elongation aberrant protein 1 isoform X6, protein MRWEKVEGKAMGTEGGGGGIEVYGPGKRWGHTCNAVKGGRLVYVFGGYGKDNCQTNQVHVFDTVKQTWSQPIVKGSPPTPRDSHTCTAIGDNLFVFGGTDGMNPLKDLHILDTSLHTWVSPTIRGEGPPAREGHSAAVVGKRLFIFGGCGKSADSNNEVYYNDLYILNTETFVWKCATTSGTPPSPRDSHSCSSWKNKIIVIGGEDGHDYYLSDVHILDTDTLIWRELSTSGQLLPPRAGHSTVSFGKNLFIFGGFTDAQNLYNDLYMLDIDTGAWTNVTSSTNGPSARFSVAGDCLDPFKGGVLVFIGGCNKSLEALDDMYYLYTGIARESEQRPEKLSLRKQLKLKCQEQNPNPSQNQVLARYGVGSDMGQIMSVLNYSQQSRLNIPVNQSLPPGKKMFEAKVTENISEGYTIETVIDGKPLRGILFLNKPNSLYSSAHTPSSRKRTLSEIDSVVLNGIHSNQLKTPKVLKQNQMENQEAFCGDSSESHEHRTESIAVVMSSNPVTADASDTHKVSANQEPEAAALNQNDEKHETPISLSENLKKDGANDVICSRDEVQTNDQTNVPISNFELTRHDTKFDAPNYNAEFQKPAASESVLCLSNQGIFSE, encoded by the exons ATGAGGTGGGAAAAGGTTGAGGGGAAGGCGATGGGCACAGAGGGTGGTGGAGGTGGAATTGAGGTGTATGGGCCAGGGAAAAGGTGGGGTCACACCTGCAACGCCGTCAAAGGTGGGAGACTTGTCTATGTCTTCGGTGGATACGGCAAAGATAACTGTCAGACCAACCAAGTTCATGTCTTTGACACTG TGAAGCAGACTTGGAGCCAACCCATTGTGAAAGGCTCCCCACCTACTCCTAGAGACAGCCACACTTGCACAGCCATTGGTGATAATCTGTTTGTGTTTGGGGGTACGGATGGGATGAACCCTCTCAAGGATTTGCACATATTGGACACTT CATTGCATACATGGGTTTCTCCCACCATAAGAGGAGAAGGGCCACCGGCACGTGAGGGTCATAGTGCAGCAGTTGTTGGAAAACGCCTATTCATCTTTGGTGGTTGTGGAAAATCTGCAGATAGTAATAATGAGGTCTACTACAATGATCTTTACATACTAAATACAG AGACGTTTGTCTGGAAGTGTGCTACTACATCAGGCACTCCACCTTCTCCTCGTGATAGCCACTCTTGTTCAtcttggaaaaataaaattattgtaatagGAGGTGAAGATGGACATGATTATTACTTGTCCGATGTCCATATCCTTGATACTG ATACTTTAATCTGGAGAGAGCTGAGTACATCAGGCCAATTGTTGCCTCCTCGAGCTGGTCATTCAACTGTTTCTTTTGGCAAGAACTTGTTCATTTTTGGGGGATTTACAGATGCACAAAATCTCTATAATGACCTTTATATGCTTGATATTG ACACCGGCGCTTGGACAAATGTTACATCTTCAACAAATGGTCCGTCTGCTAGATTTTCAGTGGCTGGTGACTGTTTAGACCCTTTTAAGGGGGGAGTTCTTGTGTTCATAGGTGGTTGTAATAAAAGTCTTGAGGCCCTGGATGATATGTATTACCTATATACAG gGATTGCTCGGGAAAGTGAACAGAGACCAGAGAAGTTATCTTTAAGGAAGCAATTGAAATTGAAGTGCCAAGAACAAAATCCCAATCCTAGCCAAAATCAAGTTCTAGCAAGATATGGTGTTGGTTCTGATATGGGCCAGATCATGTCAGTGTTGAACTATAGCCAGCAAA GTAGGCTAAATATCCCAGTAAACCAATCCCTACCTCCTGGAAAGAAAATGTTTGAAGCCAAGGTCACTGAAAACATCTCAGAAGGATATACTATTGAAACTGTTATTGATGGAAAGCCTCTTCGTGGAATACTGTTTTTAAACAAGCCAAATTCTCTGTACTCTTCTGCCCATACTCCCAGTAG CAGGAAAAGGACTCTTAGTGAGATTGATAGTGTTGTCTTGAATGGTATACACTCTAACCAATTAAAGACTCCTAAAGTACTCAAGCAAAATCAAATGGAAAACCAAGAAGCATTTTGTGGAGACAGTTCAGAATCTCATGAACACCGCACTGAATCCATTGCAGTGGTAATGTCAAGTAACCCAGTGACTGCCGATGCTTCTGATACCCATAAG GTTTCTGCCAACCAAGAACCAGAAGCTGCTGCTTTGAATCAAAATGACGAAAAACATGAAACACCCATATCCTTAAGTGAAAACTTGAAAAAAGATGGTGCAAATGATGTGATATGTTCCAGAGATGAGGTGCAAACAAATGATCAAACAAATGTGCCAATTTCCAACTTTGAACTTACAAGACATGATACAAAATTTGATGCTCCAAATTACAACGCTGAATTTCAGAAACCTGCTGCATCTGAGAGTGTTTTGTGCCTGTCAAATCAAG GCATATTTTCAGAG TGA